The genomic region AAAATACTAATCTCTTACGGAATCAAACAGCCCCCTAACACAGCGGAGGCATGCATAAATCAGCTTATCGAAATGCGGAATTCTGCAAGAAAGAAAAAGAATTTTGAGCTTTCAGATAAAATCAGGGCAGAGCTTGCAAAAGTGGGAGTAATCCTTGAAGATAGTGGAGATAAAACAACCTATAAAATATGCTAACGTCCAAAAACAAACGCACAAAGCCTATAAAGTAAAAATCCAGTTCGCTAACAACATATAAAATTCTAAATCTATAAAACCCACTCTACAAATTCAAAAATAAGAATTCAAAAATAAGACCTCAAAGATAAACATGATTCCCTCTACTCCCTCCTATTACTTTTCAAGTAACACTTTCAACAAAACTCTCTATCGCCCTCATATAACCATCAACATATCTCCGATCTTCTTTTAGATTATACTTCGCTGCGTAATATGAGGCCGACATTATGTCATAATAGGCTTTTCCAAACGCAATTTCAAAGCTAATTTCATCGCGAGATACATCACCTATAGAGAGCAAGGACGCAAGCTCTTTAAGTTGCCGAAGTGCTTCCTTTCCTCTCTTTGTCAGTTTTATTCCATCCCGTTTTCTTAGGAGTGAGAGAACCCAATTAATCATTGCAGTAACAGTCTGCTTCAAATAAGCCAGAAAGCTTTGTTTGATTTCTGTTCTCTCCCCCAATAATGCTGCCTCCTTCATTGTTTGCGATATCTCCGAAAGATCAACTATATTAACAACCTGTCCTTCCCCTTTCATCTGCTGGCGGAGCTGAGCATCTAACTTTGCAATTTCGGATATAGCTTTCATTTCCTTCAACTGGTCCTCATAGATGGCTTGCGATTCCAAAAGAAGGCTTACTGACCTAAAGTCAGGTCTAATCCTAACGGTCTCCTCTTTAACAAAATTGTCTCTCTTTTTGTGTGTTCTCCTGCTAGATGCAGACATTAAAACCCTTCAGGCACACGCCTGCCTACTGGTCGCTAATTTTACTTTTCTTGAAAAATTTATAAACCCATCTTTTACGTTGCAGGGTTTTCATCCAACTACGTTTTTTACTATCCACGTAGGGTCAAAAGGACTTAAATCATCGTAATTCTGTCCAGTCCCAAAATAAATAACCGGAACCGAAGTAGCTCGAGCAATTGAGATGGCATTCCCTCCTTTAGAGTCGCAATCAAGTTTCGTCAGAATAATCCCGTCTATTCCAACTGCACTTTTAAACTCTCTTATCTGTTCTAAAACAGCGTTTCCACCAAAGCTTTCTCCAACATAAATTTTCATATCAGGAGCAGTGACACGCACGATTTTCTTAAGTTCATCAAGAAGATTTTTGTTTGTTTCTTGTCTTCCGGCAGAATCTATTAATACGACAGGAATTTTTTGGGCTTTTGCGTATTTTATTGCATCAAAAGCCACTGAGGCCGGGTCTGCACCGTAAGGACTCTTGATTAATCTAATACCCAATCTGCTTGCGTGGGCTTCTAACTGTTCAATTGCGGCGGCCCTAAACGTATCTGATGCTGAAATCACACACTCAAATCCTTCCTTTAGAAGCATATGTGCAACTTTTGCAATCGTAGTTGTTTTGCCAGACCCGTTCGGACCAATAAAAAGTATTTTTACTGGTTTTGGAGTATTACGAACTCTCTCAACCAAATCAAATTCAAATCCAGTGCTAGCTGCCTCTTCTAAGACGGAGAATAATATTTGGCGCACTTCTTCCTTGACCCTGTCGCTTCTTATTCGTCTTCCAAGCAACTTTTTTCGAAGACTATTAACTATCTCATCTGCAACTTCGTATGCAACGTCTGCTTCAAGTAGCGATAACTCAAAAGAGCCAAGTAATTCCTCTACCTCTTTTTCTGAAAGCTCAATTTCTGGAAAAAAAACAGTCTTTACCTTATTGATGGTAGAAAGCTCAACATCTTTTTTTACTTTTCCTAAAGCAGCTTTTTTTATACCCTCGATTTCCTGCCCTTCCCGCCCTTCCCTTTTATACGGAGCTTGCGATTCATTAACTTCCTTCTCTCCCACTTTTTCAGAAGAGGGACTTCGAGGAGAGACGGCTGAATGCTTTCCAAGAACGCCTTCCCCAATTTTTTCAACTTTCTCTATAAAGTTAGAAATCTTACTTTTGAGGAGGTTGAACATCCTTACCAATCTCGCCAGCTACCCGCCTAAACTCCATTTCCGCCTTCTCAAGCTTTTCTGACGTCTCCTCAATAGTCTTTCTTACAATTTCCTTAAGCCTCTTGTTTTCGTTTATCCTCCTCTCAAGCGCCTCTAAAGCTTCCTCCTGAGTTTTCTCTACAACCAGTCCAGCGCCTATATTTAAAAGAACATTATCCCCCTTTTTTCTTTTGCCCCTAACAAATACCCCTCCACCTATAGGAATAAGCAGAAGGTCGTCTTTACCTTCAGCTGATTCAAGTGTTTCCTTTGCAGCCATCATCTCGGTTTCTACTGCCTCAAGACCAGTAGCCTGTTGAATGAGAGCCTGAAGCTGCTGTCGATAGATTTCAATCTGCTGTGCAAGTCTCACACTATCTACGGAATCTTGCCGTTCTCCCTTTTCAACCATTTTATCTGACTCCTATAAACCCTATTCTATTCACTTCTACACTCTTTTATTTCAATCTGACTTCTTTTTAAACTATGGGTTGCTCCAAATTTTGCATACACTGAATCTATGGCATGCCTTTCACTTCTTGCCTCAACGATTATCCTAAATTGTCTCCTCCCACTCTTTAATCCAAGCGTTCCACTCACTGCAAATTTCCTCATACTTACTCCCCTTCCCCTCCTTCTTAAAGTATTCTAGCACCATTTTTTGCATTGCGCTGAGGAACGATTAAAATAGCTGTTTCACCGTCTTCACTTGCCGCAAGAATCATTCCCCGAGATTCTACCCCCATAATTTTTCTTGGCGCAATATTTGCAAGAAAAGCTACCTTTAGTCCAATCAAATCAGCAGGATGGTGGTTCTTTGCTATGCCAGCCATAACCGTCCTCTTTTCCTTTCCAATATCAACAACCAGTTTCAACATTTTATCAGAGCCTTGGACTTTTTCTGCCTCTGTAATCTGACCTACAACAAGTTCAAGTTTTGCAAAATCACCGTAAGACACTTCAACCATATTACCTCACCCTCTATACATACAACACTAAAGACCAAGCAACTCCCAAAATGCACCTACTTCTCATTAAAAACGGCTTTCCTCTCGTCTCTCCCAATTCCTAATGCTTCCTGGATATTTACTGATTCATACCCACTTGTTGCTTCTCCCATAAGACATCCCTTCGAATTTGCAACCATCCCAATCTTCACAAGCCCAACCCCCATATTCACCGTACCGACACCGCCTCGTACACCAAACACTTCCTCAAGGAACTCAAATTCTTCCTCAGAAATTTCGTTTGATGCAAAAAAGCCACAATTGGTAGCTACACAAACACTCCCTACCGTATCATAGCCTGCAAGTTGGCTCCTCTCCGTTGGCACTCCGAGGCAATCACCTATCTTTTTTATTTCGTCGTTTGTGATATTCTGGTTTAAAATTGCTCCCTTGTCATTTGCGCATATATTGTTTCCAGCAGCATTCCATTTACCAGAGATGACATATACATTAAGACCAAGATTCTTAAAAAACCGCCTCTCCTCCTCACTCGAGCTTTTTGGTAAAATTGCCCCATTCGAGTTTGCACAAATATAAATTCCAAGAAGCCCGGATTGTGCTGCTGTCGCTGGAATCGCCTCAACTCCAAATCCCGAAAAAGCCGCAAGAAACTTTTTAGAGGAAGAAGGAGGACAAAACACATAATCGTCAGTCGCAACTGCAAATATTCCAATATGCACGTTTCCATAAAATGACGTTTTTGCAAAATGCATATGGCTCCTCACTGCAACTTATTTTGTCTTCTCTACTACTTCAGCAGTCTTAGATTCTTCTTTCTTTGTTGCCCTCTTTTTCCTTTTTTCATCAGATTCCTTCCTTTTCTTTTCCCTCCTCTTTTTAGTCTCAGCAATCATCTCTTCCTCACCAAAGAGATACGCATTTGTCTGCTCTCCCTCCTTAACCACCTTAATCTTTAGCCGCCTTGGCGGTTTTTCAATCCCATCTCTCCAAACAGCGGAGTTAAGTACTGGAGAAATCATAACGCTATCGATATCAGCTTTCGCGTGCCGAGCAACAAATTCCCGCAAATAAGAAATAGCTTTTTTTGCCCGTACTCTCCTTGGATAGTCGTAAATTCCTCCAAAATTTATAGTATAAACACGCTCAACTTTTTCAACCATAATTACTCACTTTTCCTTTATATTCAACTTTTTTCTTCTCCAGTGCCTCCTCTCTTTATTTTGAATAATCCGCCTCTTTGTTTTTGCTACGACAAAAACAGGAATCCTCCTATTTGTCTTCATCGCATGAGCAAGTCGTGATTTTTTATATGGTGTCTTTTTTGACATAGTCCCCTCATCCATTCACTTTTTTATAAACTCTATTCTTGTCTCTCTCTTTTCTGTGAATTGAGAAAGCATATCCTTTAGTTGTGCATCTGAGATTTTCTGTCTGATTCTTCCGGACGATGCAGCTTGAGCAAGAGCAGCCGAGAACCTTGCGAAAAGTTCAGGGTTAGATATCCTAACATTCATTATCCGCTCATATGCCTCATCAGTTAAAATCATCCTCAAAACTGCCCTGAGCTGTGCTTCAGCCTCCTGCCTCTTCTGCATTTCTTCTAGCCGTTTTCTAATTTTTCTTTCTCGAATGCTTTCAAGGCTCTCCACCATAAAAATGAGGCACCCTCTTCTTTCCTTTCCTATTTACTCCCATTCAAAATATCTCTTGCTATTCCATCCAAAAATTTCTGTCCTGCAGGCGTAATCCTTCTTCCAGACTTTGTCTTTTCTAAAAATCCTACCTTCTCAAGGGCAAGAAACGCTCTCCTTATAATTGAGCCACTTGCCCTTACAAATCTTTCTCTGGCAACGCCTCGTTTCTTTCTTCCACCATAATGCACCCTAAGACGATTAACGCCAACAGGCGCAATATAAGCCTTCCTCATAATGGAAGCACATCGCAAATACCAAAAATTTTTCTGACTCGGCCTTCTTTCGGCATGAGCTCCTGACTTTACAAAGTCAAGATAATGTGGCCGCGGAAGCCCCATTGCTTCAAGTCTCTTTGCAGCTTCCATTATCAGCTTTCCAGGTTCGACATCATATACTAAAACCATTTTAACTACCCACTTAACCTCTTTATTAGGACTTTATTTTTTATCTCCAAGTATTTTTAAAGATTGGTTAAGAAAAACGTGGCATCTCGTTCTTTTCTTTTCCAAATATTCCAAAAAGCTTCTTTATAAATGTCTTTCCCCACGTGTCTCTTATTGTGTATGACTCAGGATGTGTCGTTTTAGGTGCCACAAATACCTCTTCTTCCTCTTTTTTCTCAACCGAAGCAGAATCCACAATCTTTTTTTCAATTTTTGATTCAATTTTTGAAATAGACTCAATTTTCGGATATTGTTTAGGGACAGTTTTGTCAAACCTCGGAGGCGGATGATATTCTTTGATTGGCATATACCTCTTTTTAGTCTCAGTTTCTATATCCTCTTCTACAAGAGGAGGTTTCTCTTTTGGACTCGTTCGCTCAATCTCCTCCTCTTTTATTATTTCCTCTTCTTTTACCTGTCTAAATTCACCTTTTTTTACTCCTACTCCAACCTCTTCTTTTAAATCAAAGTGCCGTTCATCCATCTTTTCCTCTCCCCTCTCTATTTTGCCCTCTTCAAGGCGCTTTCCAATATCCGACTCAGAGCCGATGCGCTCTCCTCCAAAAACTTTATCTGGTTCAATTTTGCCTGCAGAGATGGCCTCCATATCGCCTTTCTTTTCTTTTACCTTATCTATTGTGACGTCTTCAACTTCTTTTATCAAAACAGGTGAAGTTTGCGCTTCTCCAGCCGCCGTACTTTTTGGTTTTTTAACCTCCTTTTCCTCTATTTGCGTTGATTGTTTTGACAAATCAACCTCTCCTGTAATTTTTCTTAGCTGTTCAGAGATTCGCCAAATACCCTCTCTTAATTCAGCTATGTCCTGTTGCTTTGCAAAGTTACCTGCAGACAGCTCCTCAACGATTCTTCGCCTTATAGTCTCCTCTCTTTCAAGTCTCTCATCAATCCCAGAAATTCTCTTTACCTCTCGTCCAAATTCGC from Candidatus Anstonellales archaeon harbors:
- the metG gene encoding methionine--tRNA ligase subunit beta; translation: MVEVSYGDFAKLELVVGQITEAEKVQGSDKMLKLVVDIGKEKRTVMAGIAKNHHPADLIGLKVAFLANIAPRKIMGVESRGMILAASEDGETAILIVPQRNAKNGARIL
- a CDS encoding 40S ribosomal protein S19 encodes the protein MVLVYDVEPGKLIMEAAKRLEAMGLPRPHYLDFVKSGAHAERRPSQKNFWYLRCASIMRKAYIAPVGVNRLRVHYGGRKKRGVARERFVRASGSIIRRAFLALEKVGFLEKTKSGRRITPAGQKFLDGIARDILNGSK
- a CDS encoding 50S ribosomal protein L31e gives rise to the protein MVEKVERVYTINFGGIYDYPRRVRAKKAISYLREFVARHAKADIDSVMISPVLNSAVWRDGIEKPPRRLKIKVVKEGEQTNAYLFGEEEMIAETKKRREKKRKESDEKRKKRATKKEESKTAEVVEKTK
- the rpl18a gene encoding 50S ribosomal protein L18Ae, with product MRKFAVSGTLGLKSGRRQFRIIVEARSERHAIDSVYAKFGATHSLKRSQIEIKECRSE
- a CDS encoding translation initiation factor IF-6, producing the protein MHFAKTSFYGNVHIGIFAVATDDYVFCPPSSSKKFLAAFSGFGVEAIPATAAQSGLLGIYICANSNGAILPKSSSEEERRFFKNLGLNVYVISGKWNAAGNNICANDKGAILNQNITNDEIKKIGDCLGVPTERSQLAGYDTVGSVCVATNCGFFASNEISEEEFEFLEEVFGVRGGVGTVNMGVGLVKIGMVANSKGCLMGEATSGYESVNIQEALGIGRDERKAVFNEK
- the ftsY gene encoding signal recognition particle-docking protein FtsY yields the protein MFNLLKSKISNFIEKVEKIGEGVLGKHSAVSPRSPSSEKVGEKEVNESQAPYKREGREGQEIEGIKKAALGKVKKDVELSTINKVKTVFFPEIELSEKEVEELLGSFELSLLEADVAYEVADEIVNSLRKKLLGRRIRSDRVKEEVRQILFSVLEEAASTGFEFDLVERVRNTPKPVKILFIGPNGSGKTTTIAKVAHMLLKEGFECVISASDTFRAAAIEQLEAHASRLGIRLIKSPYGADPASVAFDAIKYAKAQKIPVVLIDSAGRQETNKNLLDELKKIVRVTAPDMKIYVGESFGGNAVLEQIREFKSAVGIDGIILTKLDCDSKGGNAISIARATSVPVIYFGTGQNYDDLSPFDPTWIVKNVVG
- the pfdA gene encoding prefoldin subunit alpha, whose product is MVEKGERQDSVDSVRLAQQIEIYRQQLQALIQQATGLEAVETEMMAAKETLESAEGKDDLLLIPIGGGVFVRGKRKKGDNVLLNIGAGLVVEKTQEEALEALERRINENKRLKEIVRKTIEETSEKLEKAEMEFRRVAGEIGKDVQPPQK
- a CDS encoding 50S ribosomal protein L39e, with the protein product MSKKTPYKKSRLAHAMKTNRRIPVFVVAKTKRRIIQNKERRHWRRKKLNIKEK
- a CDS encoding DNA-binding protein → MVESLESIRERKIRKRLEEMQKRQEAEAQLRAVLRMILTDEAYERIMNVRISNPELFARFSAALAQAASSGRIRQKISDAQLKDMLSQFTEKRETRIEFIKK